A region from the Nonlabens sp. YIK11 genome encodes:
- a CDS encoding polymer-forming cytoskeletal protein, protein MKSNKATELMGNSQNRIAKGTVIKGDINSEAGFRIDGEIIGTLTTPAKVVIGKDGKIDGTLECSNADIEGAFSGNLKVSSLLSLKSTAHIEGDVSTGKLSVEPGATFNASCSMDSGVKSIANGQQGKSA, encoded by the coding sequence ATGAAATCAAACAAAGCAACAGAGCTAATGGGCAACTCTCAAAACAGAATTGCCAAAGGAACCGTCATTAAAGGTGATATCAATAGCGAGGCCGGTTTTAGAATCGATGGTGAGATCATAGGTACGTTAACCACGCCTGCAAAAGTGGTGATTGGGAAAGATGGGAAAATTGACGGCACGCTTGAATGTTCCAATGCAGATATTGAAGGTGCCTTTTCTGGTAACCTTAAAGTAAGTAGTCTGTTGTCTTTAAAATCCACGGCACATATTGAAGGCGATGTAAGCACCGGCAAATTATCTGTAGAACCTGGCGCGACCTTTAACGCATCCTGTTCCATGGATAGTGGTGTGAAGTCCATTGCAAATGGCCAGCAGGGAAAATCTGCTTAG